Genomic window (Phragmites australis chromosome 21, lpPhrAust1.1, whole genome shotgun sequence):
TGAACACAAAAGGtacaaacagaaaattagaaGAAACAAGTGTCCCATCAGAAATGCACTCACATACTTGGACAATGTCTGCCCCGTCCTCTCTTCCAGTCTTTCCTTCTCTAATCCGTGGAGGGGTCGTAGTCTCGTAGAGCTGTACGGTACCATGTAGGCAACCACAACTACACGCGCCCAGGAGTCGCTCTGTCGTGGTCGTTGAGTTCCACCGTCATTTGCAGCACCACCTCCACTACAACTCTACCTGTCCGGCGTCCACCGGTGCCTCTGCTGCCACCACCGCGCGCGACATACCTCTGCGTGCGCGCTCGGTGCACCACCCCCGTCCGCAGCCGTCCATCCACGACGCGGGGCTGCGTGCGCGCGACGCCGGCCGTGCGGGCCGAGCGAGACAGCGACGCCGGGGCGAAACGCGTACCCCCGGCCGGCGCCGCGTGCATGCGCTTTCGCGGCCGTGGGCGTGTTCTGTCGCGGCGAAAACGACTCGACTCAAAGGTGGCAAAAAAAAGGTCGCGCGGtggcagtggcggagcttgcgCCTGAACTTAGCAGGGGCCGGACATCAAAGAACAAGGACTTATCTTTGACAATCATCAAGCCAGATGACTGATAGGACCACATCTAATGATTTTTGGCTGGCTATAAATTTTAGCTCAATCTCAAATCAGACAATACTCTATCCATTCGTACTGATTTTGATATAGTCCTGATTTTGGTATGACCAAATTTGAGTCagaaccaaacaaccccttCCATCAAGCCAGACCTCACCTGCTCCCATGTGGGAGGGATGAGGGTCCTCTATATCACGTATCGTCGCTGATGTGTAAGATTAGATCCACACGTCAACGATAAAATTATCGTAACGTAGATTTCAAGAGATTCGGATAACATGGAACGGCTTCGGTAGCGTCTCATCCTACTAGCAAGTTTGGCTGCTggcatctgctgctgctgatgatTGGGAGCACTTTTCTGATGGCAAAGGGCCTTGCTCGTCTTGGAAATCGGTAGCGTCTCCTACACTTCGCTGCCGCCGCGGAATAAGCTCTGAGATTTTCTGCGTGTATGCGCTGATTTCCTATCTCAAGTGCATTGCAAATAATCGGAGGATGCGTTCTTAGCGTCAGAAAAAAAACAGGTCGTATGACTAGTAGTTAATATTGCTTCGAATTGACCGTTAATAAGCTTATTTCTGAGAATTCTAGAGGATTTCTTCTCTCCCCATTTGGATCAGCTCTTAAGTGACAATTAATATGTTTAATTCAGCGATCACCGTTTTGGTTAATTGGTCAGTTACTAGTGGGCTTGTTTGGCAGTTACTAGTGGTAAATTATCGTCCTATAATTGTATCAATCGCCTACTAGCGATTGCTGGCTACATAAGTCCTGGAGACGTCCAGGCATTTGGAAGAGCTTTCCCAGTTATTCTCATCTTTTCTATATTCACCAAGTGAAATGCATGAACTGATCCACTGTGTTGGCCCTTCTTCTTGACGTGCACCGGAGAGTTGGTGAGCGGTATCTTCGGGCCATTGTCATGAGAGGACGACAACAAGGTTACTAGAAAGCATAAGTGCACAACCACACACTACACAACATCCACTTTGAAACCCACCGGCTTCACTCTCTTCATCTTATCGTTGCACCGGCTCTGTGCTGCACCAACTCTTCACCGCATCGAACCTACGTAGGCTTTCTGATCTTCATCGAGCCCAACTTGAGCGATGCTCTCACACTAGTCACAACTAAGAGCATGTATAATAGAGGCTTAGAGTAggtgtttataaaaaaaaggtTTTTTACTCGACTGTACTGACACGAGTGCTTAGACAGATGACAAGATGTGTACTTAAATATCGTTATTTATATCATTGTTAACAAGATAATTAATTAGTTTAAGCACACGTAGTCTTTGTTTGCtttgaaaattacaattttagATAGGTGtttaatatttgttttttttaagcaCCTAACCATAAGTAACTAGTATTGTTCATATCCTAAGTGTACTCACGTGTGTGCTAATAGATCAGCGCTAAGATTTGAACGCTATGCCTAAGCATTTATGCACATATTTGCATGGGATTTATTATTAAACCACATGGAAGAGCCAACGAAAAATGTTAGCaattgttttctcatttttccTCGAAGTGCCAAATAAGAACCTTACGCGTAGCGTAGAGAAACACGAAGGGCATAATCGTAAAATGTGCCGTGTGGCCACAGCTCACTCCCACCCGAGAGCTTCATACGGACGCCTGCCCCTCCGTCATTAACCATCCCAACCTCCAAGAGAAGAGCGGGACCTCCCTTTCGGTCCTCTCGCCACTCCATTTTACGAAAAGACCCCTCACCCACCGGCGCGCGACCGACGTCGGGGATGCTCCggcggtcgtcgtcgtcgtcgtcgcggcGCCTCCTACAGAGCAGCAGCGACAGAGGCGACGCCAACCCAAACCGTATCCCGGGCATCCCACCCGCCGACCCGCCCAGCGGCGTCAACTCCGATGTCGTTGTCATCCTCGCCGCCCTGCTATGCGCGCTCATCTGCGTCGtcggcctcgccgccgtcgcccgctGCGCCCGATCCCGCCGCaacagggccgccgccgccgccgacggcgGACCCTCCTCCCCCTCGAGCGACCCTGCGGACGCGGGGCTCTTCggtggcggcgggggcgggcACCACGCCACCGGCGCGTCGGGGGCCAGCGTGACCACGACGACCACCAGCAAGGGGCTCAAGAAGAAGGCGCTCAAGGCGCTGCCGAAGCTGGCGTACGCGGACGCggtggccgcggccgcggccgcgaggGGGGCCACGGCCGGGGAGGGTGACGGGGAGGAGGGGAAGGCGGAGGTGCTCGCGGAGTGCGCCATCTGTCTGTCGGAGTTCGGCGAGCGGGAGGAGGTGCGCGTGATGCCGCAGTGCGGGCACGGGTTCCACGTCGCGTGCGTCGACACCTGGCTGCGCTCCAACTCGTCCTGCCCGTCCTGCCGCCGCCCCATCGTCCTCGACGACCCCGCGCCGCCCAAGCGGTGCCGCAAGTGCGAGGCCATCGTCCTGGAGGCcgtcgtcgcctcctcctcctcgtcctccgccgccgctggccgCGGCGTCGGTGGCGGGGGATTCTTGCCGTAGCCTTAGCAGTTGTCTGGTCGCCTCTGACGGGCGGGCCCAGGTCGGTCCCGGTAGTTGAGCTGCTCCCATCTGCCCgtggcccacatgtcagtaaTCCAGTAGTACAGCAAAAGATCTCCTCTAAACTCTAAAGAGCTGGAAAAGAAGAATAATTTAGAAATGTGATTCATTTTGTACAACTTCTAGAGTTCTTTTTGAGCTTGTGGGGGCATGACATCTGCTGCAAACTTTGCAACTGGTACTGTATAAACTGTAAAAAAAGCATGTGAATTGggggtaaaaaaattatttgtattgTATAGTTTGTACTCGAGTCTAGTGTAGTCAGTGCAAATAGAGAggattaattaaaaaaatcaaggagGAGTATTTCCATTAGGCTAGCTGGTTGTCACTGCTGTGACGTTACAACGTGGAAGTTGGCAGGCCATTGGATCATCATCTAGCTGCTAGGTAATCAAAAGCATTAGGGAGGTGTGCAAAGTGGAGCTGCTAGGTAACCAAAAGCATTAGGTAGGTGTGTAAAATGGAGTGACTGAgtggaagtaaattttatagatcTGATcttataaaagattttttttatataatttgtgtttatttattttttatttttttaatctaatcaTTAGATTATAAGATATATGATATAAATAAGATCTTATAAGTATTTTTCTAGATAGAGTCGTATAGAACTTGATTTGCG
Coding sequences:
- the LOC133904111 gene encoding RING-H2 finger protein ATL80-like translates to MLRRSSSSSSRRLLQSSSDRGDANPNRIPGIPPADPPSGVNSDVVVILAALLCALICVVGLAAVARCARSRRNRAAAAADGGPSSPSSDPADAGLFGGGGGGHHATGASGASVTTTTTSKGLKKKALKALPKLAYADAVAAAAAARGATAGEGDGEEGKAEVLAECAICLSEFGEREEVRVMPQCGHGFHVACVDTWLRSNSSCPSCRRPIVLDDPAPPKRCRKCEAIVLEAVVASSSSSSAAAGRGVGGGGFLP